The following proteins are encoded in a genomic region of Pan troglodytes isolate AG18354 chromosome 2, NHGRI_mPanTro3-v2.0_pri, whole genome shotgun sequence:
- the CGGBP1 gene encoding CGG triplet repeat-binding protein 1: protein MERFVVTAPPARNRSKTALYVTPLDRVTEFGGELHEDGGKLFCTSCNVVLNHVRKSAISDHLKSKTHTKRKAEFEEQNVRKKQRPLTASLQCNSTAQTEKVSVIQDFVKMCLEANIPLEKADHPAVRAFLSRHVKNGGSIPKSDQLRRAYLPDGYENENQLLNSQDC, encoded by the coding sequence ATGGAGCGATTTGTAGTAACAGCACCACCTGCTCGAAACCGTTCTAAGACTGCTTTGTATGTGACTCCCCTGGATCGAGTCACTGAGTTTGGAGGTGAGCTGCATGAAGATGGAGGAAAACTCTTCTGCACTTCTTGCAATGTGGTTCTGAATCATGTTCGCAAGTCTGCCATTAGTGACCACCTCAAGTCAAAGACTCATACCAAGAGGAAGGCAGAATTTGAAGAGCAGAATGTGAGAAAGAAGCAGAGGCCCCTAACTGCATCTCTTCAGTGCAACAGTACTGCGCAAACAGAGAAAGTCAGTGTTATCCAGGACTTTGTGAAAATGTGCCTGGAAGCCAACATCCCACTTGAGAAGGCTGATCACCCAGCAGTCCGTGCTTTCCTATCTCGCCATGTGAAGAATGGAGGCTCCATACCTAAGTCAGACCAGCTACGGAGGGCATATCTTCCTGATGGATATGAGAATGAGAATCAACTCCTCAACTCACAAGATTGTTGA